From the Arthrobacter sp. PM3 genome, one window contains:
- a CDS encoding NAD-glutamate dehydrogenase, with product MSSGSSVEDQPVSIGTSEGYLGDYYEHLAEEDFAAYPQEILTARAEAHRQIAGTRLPGVANIEVRDEADCSVLYIVTDDMPFLVDSVNGELVRQNAPIHLVMHPLFVVTRNRETGDLVKVARVPAHLGISSGDTAAMPNLSHLIAQGDNASHMESWIAVEIDLVGEQKRAELVKGISRVLGDVRAAVEDWPKMRTKALEIAADLDRVANRAQIAELRQAQDLLRWLDDGNFTFLGYREYDLVNESGEDVLELREESGLGLLRAGADARQVQHLTEAGRKKAREKRALVITKANSRSTVHRSAYLDYIGVKSFDAAGNVNGERRFIGLFATTAYAGSVRDIPVVREKVAAVLDDAGFPPDSHSGKDLLGILETYPRDELFQIEIPDLAAIATGIQRLQERRRTRLFLRPDIYGRFMSAVVYLPRDRYTTNVRLRIEQELRETFNAVSIDYEARMTESALARLFFRIRLPKDADVSNVNSDELEKRLVRAARSWGEGISETLRARAEAEGAGARADGAMELAAVWAEAFPAGYRVDYEIEDALEDINRFEKYGAAAERAGEAGKEQPGVHVYLPEGAGATLEEDARVKLYMLEPKSLSQILPYFHNLGLEVLDERPFEIETADHRDFFLYDLGLKYPAGVDPQATGRLLAESFGAAVTGAVESDSFDRLVLREGMHWRQVVVLRAYAKYMRQMGNTNSFGFISDTLLGNPDVTRALTGLFAARFDPALGDAERELMQQEVSAKLDAAIENVATLDADRVLRTFANLIRATLRTNFFQNKTHVSFKLSPAAIEGLPFPRPMFEIWVYSPRVEGVHLRFGKVARGGLRWSDRREDFRTEILGLVKAQTVKNAVIVPTGAKGGFYAKQLPDPASDRSAWMAEGIESYKTFIRGLLDITDNLIVTPEGETVRPPADVVRHDDDDSYLVVAADKGTASFSDIANGLAAEYGFWLGDAFASGGSVGYDHKAMGITARGAWESVKRHFSELDLDTQSEPFTVVGVGDMSGDVFGNGMLLSKHIRLLAAFDHRHIFLDPAPDEATSYAERQRLFELPRSSWDDYNKDLISEGGGVFARQAKVIPVSAQVRSALGLPDGTTELSPPELLRAILLAPADLLYNGGIGTYVKASTETNAEVGDKANDSIRVDGRDLRVKVVGEGGNLGMTQRGRIEAALQGVILNTDAIDNSAGVDCSDHEVNIKIFVDRMVAAGKLDRSERAPFLASMTDEVGRLVLEDNIDQNILLLNDRMRVSEWSPSYERLMDWLEKSADLKRDLEALPTTATLRERLEQGQGLTSPELSVLAAYAKIELATALRESDLADDPWFRTTLRKYFPQQLRERFDAELDTHPLRREIIATVVANDMINLGGITFAFRAIEETSATEAAVAKAFVALREVYELDIMIAELNELPASFPTEHWSTVHLDIRRLLDRAVRWLLGQGSASRPIADVVAEFKPLMDPMRARLLDYLRGEDRDRVAGWLQKARSWDLPEDLAHRWAELFESFVLLDIAKIVHVSPEPVAEIAHVYYTVFNRFHVDSLLERITKLPREDRWQALARAALRDDLYSTVSDMTTAVLESTPAGAPAEERLAAWESQNAEQLDRAKSMFDEVNALEADDMASLSVALRLLRSIVRR from the coding sequence ATGTCGTCTGGGTCCAGCGTGGAGGATCAACCCGTTTCGATCGGTACCAGCGAGGGCTACCTCGGGGATTACTACGAGCACCTCGCAGAGGAGGACTTCGCGGCCTACCCGCAGGAAATCCTGACGGCGAGGGCTGAGGCGCACCGGCAGATCGCGGGCACGCGGCTGCCGGGTGTCGCGAACATCGAAGTCCGCGATGAAGCCGACTGCAGCGTCCTCTACATCGTCACCGACGACATGCCCTTCCTCGTCGACTCCGTCAACGGTGAACTGGTCCGCCAGAACGCTCCCATCCACCTGGTCATGCACCCGCTCTTCGTCGTCACCCGGAACCGCGAAACAGGCGACCTCGTCAAGGTCGCGCGCGTCCCCGCCCATCTGGGCATCTCCAGCGGCGACACGGCAGCGATGCCAAACCTCTCCCACCTGATCGCCCAGGGCGACAACGCCTCGCACATGGAGTCCTGGATCGCCGTCGAAATCGACCTCGTCGGCGAACAGAAGCGCGCCGAACTCGTGAAGGGCATTTCCCGGGTGCTCGGCGACGTACGCGCCGCGGTCGAAGACTGGCCCAAGATGCGCACCAAGGCCCTGGAAATTGCCGCGGACCTGGACCGCGTGGCCAACCGTGCCCAGATCGCCGAGCTCCGGCAGGCGCAGGACCTGCTCCGCTGGCTCGACGACGGCAACTTCACGTTCCTGGGCTACCGCGAATACGACCTCGTGAACGAATCCGGCGAGGACGTGCTGGAGCTGCGCGAGGAAAGCGGTCTTGGCCTGCTCCGCGCCGGAGCGGACGCCCGCCAGGTCCAGCACCTCACCGAGGCCGGCCGGAAGAAGGCGCGCGAGAAGCGCGCACTCGTGATCACGAAGGCCAACTCGCGCTCCACCGTGCACCGCTCGGCGTACCTGGACTACATCGGCGTCAAGAGCTTCGACGCCGCCGGAAACGTCAACGGCGAACGCCGCTTCATCGGGCTCTTCGCCACCACCGCCTACGCCGGCTCCGTCCGGGACATCCCCGTAGTCCGTGAAAAGGTCGCCGCCGTGCTCGACGACGCCGGCTTCCCACCGGACTCGCACTCCGGCAAGGACCTGCTGGGCATCCTCGAGACGTACCCGCGCGACGAGCTTTTCCAGATCGAAATCCCGGACCTGGCAGCGATCGCGACCGGTATCCAGCGGCTGCAGGAACGCCGCCGCACGCGGCTGTTCCTCCGGCCGGACATCTACGGCCGGTTCATGTCCGCCGTCGTCTACCTGCCGCGCGACCGCTACACCACCAACGTGCGCCTGCGCATCGAGCAGGAACTGCGGGAGACCTTCAACGCCGTGTCCATCGACTACGAGGCACGCATGACGGAGTCCGCGCTGGCCCGGCTCTTCTTCCGTATCCGGCTGCCCAAGGACGCTGACGTCAGCAATGTCAACAGCGACGAGCTGGAGAAGCGCCTGGTCCGGGCCGCCCGCTCCTGGGGCGAAGGCATTTCCGAGACCCTGCGCGCCCGGGCCGAGGCCGAAGGCGCCGGTGCCAGGGCGGACGGCGCCATGGAGCTGGCCGCCGTCTGGGCTGAAGCCTTCCCGGCCGGCTACCGGGTGGACTACGAAATCGAAGACGCCCTGGAGGACATCAACCGCTTCGAGAAGTACGGTGCGGCGGCCGAACGGGCCGGCGAAGCCGGCAAGGAGCAGCCCGGGGTGCACGTGTACCTGCCGGAAGGCGCCGGAGCCACCCTTGAGGAGGACGCCCGCGTCAAGCTCTACATGCTGGAGCCGAAGAGCCTGAGCCAGATCCTGCCGTACTTCCACAACCTCGGCCTGGAGGTCCTCGACGAACGCCCGTTCGAGATCGAGACGGCGGACCACCGGGACTTCTTCCTTTACGATCTTGGCCTGAAGTACCCCGCCGGCGTGGACCCGCAGGCCACCGGCCGGCTGCTCGCCGAGTCGTTCGGCGCCGCCGTCACCGGTGCCGTGGAGTCCGACAGCTTCGACCGGCTGGTGCTCCGGGAGGGCATGCACTGGCGCCAGGTGGTGGTGCTGCGCGCCTACGCCAAGTACATGCGGCAAATGGGCAACACCAATTCCTTCGGGTTCATCTCCGACACCCTGCTGGGCAACCCGGACGTGACCCGCGCCCTGACCGGACTGTTCGCCGCACGCTTCGACCCGGCGCTGGGCGACGCCGAACGCGAGCTCATGCAGCAGGAAGTCAGCGCCAAACTGGACGCCGCCATCGAAAACGTCGCCACGCTCGACGCCGACCGCGTCCTGCGCACATTCGCCAACCTGATCCGGGCCACGCTGCGGACCAACTTCTTCCAGAACAAGACCCACGTCAGCTTCAAGCTCAGCCCGGCCGCCATCGAGGGCCTGCCGTTCCCGCGGCCGATGTTCGAGATCTGGGTCTACTCGCCCCGGGTTGAAGGCGTGCACCTGCGCTTTGGCAAGGTGGCCCGCGGCGGACTGCGCTGGTCGGACCGGCGCGAAGACTTCCGCACCGAAATCCTGGGGCTCGTGAAGGCGCAGACGGTCAAGAACGCCGTCATCGTCCCCACCGGCGCCAAGGGCGGGTTCTACGCCAAGCAGCTCCCGGACCCGGCGAGCGACCGCAGCGCCTGGATGGCCGAAGGCATCGAAAGCTACAAGACGTTCATCCGCGGCCTCCTGGACATCACCGACAACCTCATCGTGACGCCCGAGGGCGAGACCGTCAGGCCGCCGGCCGACGTCGTCCGCCATGACGACGACGACTCCTACCTCGTCGTCGCGGCCGACAAGGGCACGGCCTCCTTCTCCGACATCGCGAACGGGCTGGCCGCCGAATACGGCTTCTGGCTCGGCGACGCCTTCGCCTCCGGCGGCTCGGTCGGCTACGACCACAAAGCCATGGGCATCACCGCCCGGGGCGCCTGGGAATCGGTCAAGCGGCACTTCAGCGAGCTGGATCTCGACACCCAGTCGGAGCCCTTCACCGTGGTGGGCGTCGGCGACATGTCCGGGGACGTGTTCGGCAACGGCATGCTGCTCTCCAAGCACATCCGCCTGCTGGCCGCGTTCGACCACCGGCACATCTTCCTGGATCCGGCCCCGGACGAGGCAACGTCCTACGCCGAGCGCCAGCGGCTCTTCGAGCTGCCCCGGTCCTCCTGGGACGACTACAACAAGGACCTCATCAGCGAAGGCGGCGGCGTCTTTGCCCGGCAGGCCAAGGTCATCCCCGTGTCCGCCCAGGTCCGCTCGGCCCTCGGGCTCCCGGACGGCACCACGGAGCTCAGCCCGCCGGAGCTGCTCCGGGCGATCCTCCTGGCCCCGGCGGACCTGCTCTACAACGGCGGCATCGGCACCTACGTCAAGGCGAGCACGGAAACCAACGCCGAGGTCGGCGACAAAGCCAACGACTCCATCCGTGTCGACGGCCGCGACCTGCGGGTCAAGGTGGTCGGCGAAGGCGGCAACCTGGGGATGACCCAGCGCGGACGGATCGAGGCAGCCCTGCAGGGCGTCATCCTCAATACCGACGCGATCGACAACTCGGCCGGTGTCGACTGCTCCGACCACGAGGTCAACATCAAGATCTTCGTGGACCGGATGGTCGCGGCCGGCAAGCTGGACCGCTCCGAGCGGGCCCCGTTCCTGGCCTCGATGACCGACGAGGTCGGCCGGCTGGTGCTCGAGGACAACATCGACCAGAACATCCTGCTGCTCAACGACCGGATGCGGGTCTCGGAGTGGAGCCCCAGCTATGAACGGCTCATGGACTGGCTGGAGAAGTCGGCGGACCTCAAGCGTGACCTCGAGGCGCTGCCCACCACGGCCACACTGCGCGAGCGGCTGGAACAGGGCCAGGGCCTGACATCCCCGGAACTGTCGGTCCTGGCCGCCTACGCCAAGATCGAACTCGCCACGGCGCTGCGCGAGAGTGACCTGGCCGACGACCCGTGGTTCCGCACCACTCTCCGGAAGTACTTCCCGCAGCAGCTGCGGGAGAGGTTCGACGCCGAACTCGACACCCACCCGCTGCGCCGCGAAATCATCGCGACCGTTGTCGCCAACGACATGATTAACCTCGGCGGCATCACGTTCGCGTTCCGTGCCATCGAGGAGACGTCGGCCACGGAAGCGGCTGTCGCCAAGGCGTTCGTGGCCCTCCGCGAAGTCTACGAACTCGACATCATGATCGCGGAGCTCAACGAGCTGCCGGCGTCGTTCCCGACCGAACACTGGAGCACCGTCCACCTGGACATCCGGCGGCTCCTGGACCGCGCCGTCCGCTGGCTCCTCGGCCAGGGCTCTGCGTCCCGGCCCATCGCCGACGTCGTGGCCGAATTCAAGCCGCTGATGGACCCCATGCGGGCCCGGCTGCTGGACTACCTGCGCGGCGAAGACCGTGACCGCGTGGCCGGGTGGCTGCAGAAGGCGCGCAGCTGGGACCTCCCCGAGGACCTGGCGCACCGCTGGGCGGAGCTGTTCGAAAGCTTCGTGCTCCTGGACATCGCCAAGATCGTCCATGTCAGCCCGGAACCGGTGGCAGAGATCGCCCACGTGTACTACACGGTCTTCAACCGCTTCCACGTGGATTCGCTGCTGGAACGCATCACCAAGCTGCCGCGGGAGGACCGCTGGCAGGCCCTGGCCCGTGCGGCCCTGCGCGATGACCTCTACTCCACCGTCTCGGACATGACGACGGCGGTCCTGGAGAGCACCCCGGCCGGGGCTCCCGCGGAGGAACGGCTCGCGGCATGGGAAAGCCAAAACGCCGAGCAACTGGACCGGGCGAAGTCCATGTTTGACGAGGTCAATGCCCTCGAGGCCGATGACATGGCCTCACTGTCGGTAGCATTGAGGCTCTTGAGGTCAATCGTCCGACGCTAG
- a CDS encoding chromosome partitioning protein, which translates to MSIPVVTVGDSRDDLVGSLERLHGPVSVVRRCGELAELLAACQSGLARAAVVSAGSEELTASLVDRLSAVGVVVIALTDDPAEAARLRAIGAAAEAREIEAAALAASIAAAVAQTGGNSGGGGLPPGGNGAAGAGTGAVSPARTAGNGADGTPGPDGRGLIIAVWGPAGAPGRTLVAANIAGELAVEGQSVLLVDADSYGASVAALLGLLDEAAGLAQACRLADQGLLDAEALRRIATPVATTAGTFRVLTGITRADRWTELRAAALTRVLGRAREIADVTVVDTGFCLEADEELNFDAGAPRRNAATLRSLELADTVFAVGAADAVGVPRLVRGLAELQAAVPQAAPRVVLNKVRAAAVGRSPERQLRAAWERFGPAAPLSAFLPSDPAASDAALLSGALLLESAPESELRRSIAKLVCAPAQQKKKSFVFTSTAERRAKS; encoded by the coding sequence ATGAGCATCCCCGTGGTGACGGTGGGGGATTCCCGGGACGATCTTGTGGGCAGCCTGGAACGGCTTCACGGCCCCGTCTCGGTGGTCAGGCGATGCGGCGAACTTGCCGAACTGCTGGCGGCCTGCCAGAGCGGGCTGGCCCGGGCCGCCGTCGTTTCGGCCGGCAGCGAAGAGCTGACGGCCTCACTCGTGGATCGATTGTCCGCGGTCGGCGTCGTGGTCATTGCCCTGACCGACGATCCCGCAGAAGCCGCCCGGCTGCGGGCCATCGGCGCGGCCGCAGAAGCGCGGGAGATCGAGGCCGCCGCCCTTGCGGCGAGCATTGCCGCAGCGGTGGCCCAGACGGGCGGGAATAGCGGCGGCGGCGGCCTGCCGCCTGGAGGGAACGGCGCTGCCGGAGCGGGCACAGGCGCTGTAAGCCCGGCCAGGACCGCCGGGAACGGCGCTGACGGCACCCCGGGGCCCGACGGACGGGGCCTCATCATTGCGGTCTGGGGTCCGGCCGGAGCGCCGGGCCGCACCCTGGTTGCTGCCAACATCGCCGGAGAGCTGGCCGTCGAAGGACAGTCCGTGCTGTTGGTCGACGCCGACAGCTACGGAGCCAGTGTGGCGGCGCTGCTGGGGCTGCTGGACGAGGCTGCCGGGCTTGCCCAGGCCTGCCGCTTGGCCGACCAGGGACTGCTCGATGCCGAGGCCCTGCGCAGGATCGCGACCCCGGTGGCGACCACGGCGGGGACCTTTCGCGTGCTCACCGGGATCACGCGGGCGGACCGGTGGACGGAACTGCGGGCGGCTGCACTCACCCGGGTGCTGGGGCGGGCCCGCGAAATCGCGGACGTCACCGTGGTGGACACCGGGTTCTGCCTGGAAGCCGATGAAGAGCTCAACTTCGACGCGGGCGCGCCGCGCCGGAACGCGGCGACCCTGCGGAGCCTGGAACTCGCGGACACCGTCTTCGCGGTCGGAGCGGCCGACGCCGTCGGGGTCCCGAGGCTGGTCCGCGGCCTGGCCGAGCTTCAGGCGGCCGTCCCGCAGGCCGCGCCCCGGGTGGTCCTGAACAAGGTCAGGGCCGCCGCCGTGGGGCGCTCGCCGGAGCGGCAGCTCCGGGCCGCGTGGGAGCGGTTTGGGCCGGCCGCGCCGCTGTCGGCGTTCCTGCCGTCGGACCCCGCGGCGAGTGACGCCGCCCTGCTTTCCGGGGCGCTTCTGCTCGAATCCGCCCCGGAATCCGAGTTGCGGCGCTCGATCGCCAAACTCGTTTGTGCACCTGCCCAGCAAAAGAAGAAATCCTTTGTCTTTACTTCCACAGCAGAGCGTCGGGCAAAGAGCTAG
- a CDS encoding helix-turn-helix domain-containing protein, which yields MPRFLTLADVAEQLQINSPAAYALVRSGELKAIQVGGRGQWRVEEKMLEEYIQQRYAEASRMIEEAKSKAAGS from the coding sequence ATGCCCCGATTCCTGACCCTCGCAGACGTAGCCGAACAGCTCCAGATCAACTCCCCGGCTGCCTACGCACTCGTTCGCAGCGGCGAGCTCAAGGCGATTCAAGTGGGCGGCCGCGGCCAGTGGCGGGTCGAGGAGAAGATGCTCGAGGAGTACATCCAGCAACGCTACGCCGAGGCCAGCCGCATGATCGAAGAGGCCAAGTCGAAGGCGGCCGGGAGCTGA
- a CDS encoding LysM peptidoglycan-binding domain-containing protein, with product MAATILLLGVFLAATGGALVERWHLASARRQSLSFEDQLGIVANTAGLIVITWWIMSLVIAIAAALLARCGKTRAAAATGKFSPAFMRRLVLAAVGLQLMTAPLADAATPHAATGPGQPAPAAVAAPVPAEAAAPMAVQVSEIPAPTPPPRGPSARPAVDPRWRPLPPTVDAGPLAARHMRTQDIPGAGREVTVRPGDSLWSIAATVLGPLASDADIAREWPRLYATNRGVIGDNPHLLRPGLLLTLPPDT from the coding sequence ATGGCAGCCACAATCCTGCTGCTGGGCGTATTCCTCGCTGCGACGGGAGGCGCCCTCGTCGAGCGCTGGCACCTGGCCTCCGCCCGCCGGCAGTCGTTGTCCTTCGAGGACCAGTTGGGGATCGTGGCAAACACGGCCGGGCTGATCGTCATCACCTGGTGGATCATGTCCCTCGTCATCGCCATTGCTGCGGCGCTGCTCGCGCGCTGCGGCAAGACCCGTGCGGCGGCCGCCACGGGAAAATTCAGTCCGGCCTTCATGCGGCGGCTGGTGCTCGCCGCCGTCGGCCTCCAATTGATGACTGCGCCGCTGGCCGACGCCGCCACCCCGCACGCCGCCACCGGGCCGGGGCAGCCCGCACCGGCAGCAGTGGCTGCGCCGGTGCCGGCGGAGGCGGCTGCGCCCATGGCCGTGCAGGTGTCCGAAATACCTGCGCCGACCCCGCCGCCCCGCGGTCCGTCCGCCCGGCCCGCCGTGGATCCGCGGTGGAGGCCGCTGCCGCCGACCGTGGATGCGGGTCCCCTGGCCGCGCGGCACATGCGCACCCAGGACATCCCCGGCGCCGGCCGCGAGGTCACCGTCCGGCCCGGTGATTCGCTGTGGAGTATCGCGGCGACGGTGCTGGGCCCGCTCGCCTCGGACGCCGATATCGCCAGGGAGTGGCCCCGGCTCTACGCGACGAACCGCGGGGTGATCGGGGACAATCCGCATCTCCTGCGGCCGGGGTTGCTCCTCACCCTCCCGCCGGACACCTGA
- a CDS encoding Rv3235 family protein, whose translation MKAVTGVRAAAATPVPPAPDLRVVSGTAAPAARRAAGPPPLRVVDEAREICAISRSTVQAAIEVLAGTRPAHQLSRRLDPRCLAALEHRAALTRRVASGSSPTAGRLHRNPSVRSVRACRVSDDVYEASAVVVEESRVRAVALRLERGTAAWRVTVLEIG comes from the coding sequence ATGAAGGCAGTCACCGGGGTCCGCGCAGCCGCGGCGACCCCCGTCCCGCCGGCCCCGGACCTCAGGGTCGTGTCCGGCACGGCAGCACCGGCCGCACGCCGGGCGGCGGGCCCTCCGCCCCTGCGCGTGGTGGACGAGGCCCGCGAAATCTGCGCGATTTCGCGCAGCACGGTGCAGGCGGCCATCGAGGTTCTGGCCGGGACGCGGCCCGCCCATCAGCTGTCCCGCCGGCTGGACCCGCGGTGCCTGGCGGCCCTGGAGCACCGCGCCGCACTGACCCGGCGGGTTGCCTCGGGCAGTTCACCCACGGCAGGCCGGCTGCACCGCAATCCGTCGGTCCGGTCCGTCCGGGCGTGCCGCGTATCGGATGACGTCTACGAGGCCAGCGCGGTGGTGGTCGAAGAGTCCAGGGTGCGGGCTGTCGCGTTGCGGCTGGAGCGCGGCACTGCAGCGTGGCGCGTGACCGTCCTGGAGATCGGCTGA
- the secA gene encoding preprotein translocase subunit SecA produces MASLIEKLLRTGDKKTLRQLRNYADSINALESSFQTFTDAELREETDRLRARHQDGEKLDDLLPEAFAAVREASSRTLGMRHFDVQLMGGAALHLGNIAEMKTGEGKTLVATAPAYLNALTGKGVHVVTVNDYLAEYQSDLMGRVYRFLGLSSGCILSNQDPALRREQYAADITYGTNNEFGFDYLRDNMAWDSSELVQRGHHFAIVDEVDSILIDEARTPLIISGPAQGDTNRWYSEFAKVVTRLQPEIDYEVDEKKRTVGVLESGIEKIEDYLGIHNLYESANTPLIGFLNNAIKAKELFKRDKDYVILDGEVLIVDEHTGRILAGRRYNEGMHQAIEAKEGVEIKAENQTLATVTLQNYFRMYDKLAGMTGTAETEAAEFMSTYKLGVVAIPTNRDMQRIDQADLVYKNETVKFDAVVRDIAERHEKGQPVLVGTTSVEKSEYLSRLLAKEGIRHEVLNAKNHAREASIVAQAGRKGAVTVATNMAGRGTDIMLGGNAEFTAVAELAKRGLDPEENSEEYEAAWPEAMESAKQAVKDEHEEVLNLGGLYVLGTERHESRRIDNQLRGRSGRQGDPGESRFYLSLTDDLMRLFNSGAAERLMNSSVPDDVALESKLVSRAIASAQGQVEGRNAEQRKNVLKYDDVLNRQREAIYGDRRRILEGDDLHEKVQYFLEDTINAFINEATAEGTGDDWDFNLLWTNLKTLYPVSFTPRDVIDEAGGKSRITVEFLREEILSDARLVYQAREQAIGSESMRELERRVVLSVIGRKWQEHLYEMDYLKEGIGLRAMAQRDPLVEYQREGFLMFQAMMEAIREESVGFLFNLEVEVTPAEDVVVADAAGQHTEHHEPQIHAAGLEAPEKPAQLQYTAPGEDGAAQTRIEAKNAGRSGNPAKAAAQDIGRRTAKKKRR; encoded by the coding sequence GTGGCATCACTTATCGAAAAACTTCTCCGCACGGGGGACAAAAAAACCCTGCGGCAACTGCGGAACTATGCCGATTCCATCAATGCCCTGGAGAGCTCCTTCCAAACTTTCACGGACGCTGAACTCCGCGAAGAAACCGACCGTCTGCGCGCCCGCCACCAGGACGGCGAGAAACTGGACGACCTGCTGCCCGAGGCCTTCGCCGCCGTCCGCGAAGCGTCCTCCCGCACCCTCGGCATGCGCCACTTCGACGTCCAGCTCATGGGCGGCGCCGCCCTGCACCTGGGCAACATCGCCGAGATGAAGACCGGTGAAGGCAAGACCCTGGTGGCCACTGCTCCGGCCTACCTCAACGCCCTCACCGGCAAGGGCGTCCACGTCGTCACGGTGAACGACTACCTGGCCGAATACCAGTCCGACCTCATGGGCCGGGTGTACCGCTTCCTTGGGCTGAGCAGCGGCTGCATCCTGTCCAACCAGGACCCGGCGCTGCGCCGAGAGCAGTACGCCGCGGACATTACCTACGGCACGAACAACGAATTCGGCTTCGACTACCTGCGCGACAACATGGCGTGGGACAGCTCGGAACTCGTCCAGCGCGGCCACCACTTCGCCATCGTCGATGAAGTGGACTCGATCCTGATCGACGAGGCCCGCACCCCGCTGATCATCTCCGGGCCGGCCCAGGGCGACACCAACCGCTGGTACAGCGAATTCGCCAAGGTCGTCACCCGCCTGCAGCCCGAGATTGACTACGAGGTTGACGAGAAGAAGCGCACGGTCGGCGTCCTCGAGTCCGGCATTGAAAAGATCGAGGATTACCTCGGTATCCACAACCTGTACGAGTCCGCCAACACGCCGCTGATCGGCTTCCTGAACAACGCGATCAAGGCCAAGGAACTATTCAAGCGGGACAAGGACTACGTCATCCTGGACGGCGAGGTGCTGATCGTCGATGAGCACACCGGCCGCATCCTGGCCGGCCGCCGCTACAACGAGGGCATGCACCAGGCCATCGAAGCCAAGGAAGGCGTCGAGATCAAGGCCGAAAACCAGACGCTTGCCACGGTCACGCTGCAGAACTACTTCCGCATGTACGACAAGCTTGCGGGCATGACCGGTACGGCCGAGACCGAGGCCGCCGAATTCATGAGCACCTACAAGCTCGGTGTCGTGGCGATTCCCACCAACCGCGACATGCAGCGCATCGACCAGGCAGACCTCGTCTACAAGAACGAGACCGTCAAGTTCGACGCCGTGGTCCGGGACATCGCCGAACGCCACGAAAAAGGCCAGCCGGTGCTGGTCGGCACCACGAGTGTCGAGAAGAGCGAATACCTCTCGCGCCTCCTGGCCAAGGAAGGCATCCGGCACGAGGTCCTGAACGCCAAGAACCATGCCCGGGAAGCTTCGATCGTCGCCCAGGCGGGCCGCAAGGGTGCCGTCACGGTCGCGACCAACATGGCAGGCCGCGGTACCGACATCATGCTCGGCGGCAACGCCGAGTTCACCGCCGTCGCCGAACTCGCCAAGCGGGGACTGGACCCGGAGGAAAACTCCGAGGAATACGAGGCCGCCTGGCCCGAGGCCATGGAGTCGGCCAAGCAGGCCGTCAAGGACGAACACGAGGAAGTCCTCAACCTGGGCGGGCTCTATGTGCTCGGCACCGAACGGCACGAGTCGCGCCGCATCGACAACCAGCTCCGCGGCCGGTCCGGACGCCAGGGCGACCCGGGCGAGTCCCGGTTCTACCTGTCCCTGACCGATGACCTGATGCGCCTGTTCAACTCCGGCGCGGCCGAGCGGCTCATGAACAGCTCGGTCCCGGACGACGTCGCGCTCGAGTCCAAGCTCGTCTCGCGCGCCATCGCCTCCGCGCAAGGCCAGGTGGAAGGCCGCAACGCCGAACAGCGCAAAAACGTGCTGAAATACGACGACGTCCTGAACCGCCAGCGCGAGGCCATCTACGGCGACCGGCGCCGCATCCTTGAAGGCGATGACCTCCACGAGAAGGTCCAGTACTTCCTGGAAGACACCATCAACGCCTTCATCAACGAGGCCACGGCCGAGGGCACCGGCGATGACTGGGACTTCAACCTCCTGTGGACCAACCTCAAGACCCTGTACCCGGTCAGCTTCACCCCGCGCGACGTCATTGACGAGGCGGGCGGAAAGTCCCGCATCACGGTCGAGTTCCTCCGGGAAGAGATCCTCTCCGATGCCCGGCTGGTCTACCAGGCACGCGAGCAGGCAATCGGCTCCGAAAGCATGCGCGAACTCGAGCGCCGGGTGGTCTTGTCCGTCATCGGACGGAAGTGGCAGGAACACCTCTACGAGATGGACTACCTCAAGGAAGGCATCGGGCTGCGCGCCATGGCCCAGCGCGACCCCCTGGTGGAATACCAGCGAGAAGGCTTCCTCATGTTCCAGGCCATGATGGAGGCCATCCGCGAGGAAAGCGTCGGCTTCCTGTTCAACCTCGAAGTTGAGGTGACGCCGGCCGAGGACGTTGTGGTCGCGGACGCCGCGGGCCAGCACACGGAGCACCACGAGCCGCAGATCCACGCCGCCGGGCTGGAGGCCCCGGAGAAGCCCGCCCAGCTGCAGTACACGGCCCCCGGTGAAGACGGCGCCGCCCAGACCCGGATCGAGGCGAAGAACGCCGGACGCTCCGGGAACCCGGCCAAGGCTGCGGCGCAGGACATCGGCCGCCGTACGGCGAAGAAGAAGCGCCGCTAG